The Macaca nemestrina isolate mMacNem1 chromosome 17, mMacNem.hap1, whole genome shotgun sequence genome contains the following window.
TCCCTTAGAAGAAACAGGTCTGGGGCAGGGAGCAAGCTTAGCCTCCCTGACGTCCCAGGTGACCTCAATCCCCTGATAACCCACACCTTGCACAGCCTAAGAGGGTGTTTCTTTAACTGAAGATGGCCTGAAATGGGCCAGACCCAAATTTTCATCAGCTGAGAATCTAAGAAAGGGAGAGATACAAGCTGATGACCCCTGTGGTTCACTCTTCTGCTCATGTTGGGGGGACCTTGAAGAACAGCTCCTTTCCCTGTATCTCTCCCCACAGAGTCCCCCAGAGGAGTAAAGGGGTCACAGAGAAGCTGGCCTGAGACTGCTGACCGCATCTTCTTCCTCGTGTATGTGGTTGGGGTGCTATGCAGCCAATTCATCTTCGCTGGAATCTGGATGTGGGCAGCGTGCAAGTCTGGCCCAGCCCCTGGAGAGGCTGCACCCCATGGCAGGCGGCCTAGACCGTAatggggcagggcctgggctgCACACCTGAGGATGAAGTTTGCTTTCCCATGGCTGGGGGAGGGCCATGGCAGGGTCTCTGGATGAAGCCAGGCTGAGCTCCCCCCCTGTAAGCACACAAGCAGAGTGTGAAATAAACCCATCTCCAGTGCAAGTGTGCCTCAAGGGTCAGTCTTCATTCTCGTCCTAAATAGGCGGGGTCCTATTTTTTGCTTCCAACTCTCACTTTGCTCCTGAACTTTTCCCCATTGTCCCTGTCTCCCAGCCCATAGGCAGGCAGCCTAACTGCTCCTTTGGCAACGACGACTGCTTGGCTCTGGGCCAGGAGGCACTGAGGCTGGGGACCAGAGACAGGCGCTTGAGGAAGGCTGCAGAGGGTGGGATGGAACTCCTCCTCCGAACGCCTCCTGCAGTGTGCTGGACTCTAGGGAAATGGCCAGTGAGTCTGCCTCCTCCAGCCACCTAGGGAACTCCTAGGAGGGAAAGGTCCCAGACCTCAGGCCTGTGGGCGAGCGGGAATGTGTTTTAAGAGAGGGCGTCAATGCTGACTGCCTTTCCTCCAGGTGCTCTGGCTGCTTCTCTAGCTGCTTCTCTGAGCCCTACCACATCTCTGGGCTGTAGGGGAGTTCTCTGTCCTCCGCTCTGACCTAGGCTGGAGGTAGGGCCATTCTGCCCTGCTGCTCTTGGTACACATGGGACAGCAGTGGGCACAGGCCtctgtcttccttctctcctttcctgttTCAGAAGCCATCTGGGTCATAAAAGCCAAGGTGTGAAGGGACCCCAGGCTTCCCAGAGAGTGCTGGTTCAGCTGGGAACACGTGCTGTGGGGAGAAAGTGGAAACCAGGACTAGAGGGCTCAGGGACACGGCTCCTAGATGGGGTGGTGGAGACAGGTCTCTGTCCCTAAGGATTTCGAGCTCACCCAGCCCAGAGACAAGTTAACACTGGTTTATCTGTCCAATGACATGCCAGTCTGGTGGAACCAGGCAGGGCTAGCAGAAGGCTCAGGCAGAGGTGTCGAAAAGGCGATTGATCATGTCGCCCACCTGCTCCACGCCGTACTTGATGTACTTCTCTGGGTTCTTGGTGAAGGGTACGCTGCCAAACCTGAAGGGGCACTGTGGTCAGGGGACGGAGGGCCACCCTCCCCAGCTCCACCCTCAGCCTAAGGCACTCCTGACAGTCTCTTGGAAGGGGTGGCCCTGAGTGATTCCCTGTCTGGTCCCGCCCCAAAGCCCAGGGCACTGGATCTGCTGCCTAAACCCCCCACCCTTCTCCTTTTTCCCTTGAGGAAGAGGAGCTTGAAGAGGCCCACTGGGGCTGTGGGCAGCACAGGCTGGGAGAGGGAAATGGAAGGCTCACTTCTGTAGAAAGGCCCCATAGGTCTCCTTGACAATGGTCTTCTGGGCCTGGCGAATCCTGTCCCTCTGCTCTGTGTCTGGAATAGCCCAGGCCTTCTGGATTTTGCACAGTTCTTCGAGGCCATCATTGAAGCCCTGGCCACcaaaaaggtgaaaaaggaagggACCCAGAGACAAACATTTTGGATGTGTGTTGCCTCAACAGTAGCAGCAAGCAGTGGAGGGGAGAGGACCCCGACTCACCTTAAAACGTTCCTTGATAATCTGCCGCTCCTTGTCCCGGAGCTGGGAAGCCAGGAGAGACGGCACAGAAAGCTCACTTTACAGCCCAGTGGCCTGCCCCCACTCTTCCCCAAACCCTCTTGGCCTGGGCCTCTCTCCTGTGTCCTGATGGACGCATGCATCCTTTGCTCTCTGATCCCAGAGGGATGCTTGTCCACTTTTTCACCGAGACACGACAAAAAGTATCCCACCTGCTAGACACCCCTTCCCAGCCCAGGCCTTGAGCCCACCTTGACTCCCGGCTGGAACACAGGTAGATTCTTCTCTGCGATGTAATCGGTCACCTTTAACCAACTGCCAGACAGAAAGAGAAGTGTGAGGGCAGGGGGCGGCCTACCTCAGTGGCCTGGCTTGTTTCATTTGCTAAATCTCTGGATCTACTTGGTGGGTGGTAGTAGGAAGGGATATGGGTCACACCTAAgcaaaacaacagattttcttccTGGGAATAGAAAATCTTTAAACTGGTCACTTTCTGAGAAAACATAAGGAAACACTTGAGTGTTCAATAAATTGAACAAATACTATCAACTATACTTTACATCAATATCATGGCAAATTAAGATGGAGaaacatgagaaagaaagaaaagagtgaagggcagaagaaggagaaggaagagggagacaCATTGAAAGGGAAGAAACAAGGCCAGGAAGAAAGAGGACCAGAGAAGCAGAGGGATCCCCACAGACCAAGGCTCAGCCAAGTTCAAGTGCTCTCGTGACCTTGCTCTTCTCCTGGGGTAAACATCACCCACGTCTCTGACAGTCAGCTCTTCAATCATTCTTAGCCTTGACGCTTGGCAGACTCCCCTCTACAGTGCTGACAGTGGCCCCTAGGAGCAGGTAGTGGTGGAGGAGGGGGCTTCTCTCTCCGGCCCGTGAGTTTGATTAGAAACCAAGTGGAGGATTAGGGTCCAGAGGACAGGAGTTCCCCATGACCGACCCTGTGTTCTGAGGTGCTGAGAAGGAAGAGTGCGTGGTGGCACGGGGCGGGGTGAGGGCTAAGACGGCTGGGGGCCTATGCAGGAGCAGGGCAGGCCCAGCCTCTCACCTGCGCTGGTAGGTCTGGATCTGCTGCTCAATGTGCTCCCGGTAGGAGCGCTCGGCAGTCTTCTGTGTCACTGCCACCAGCTGGATCAGTTCAGACCTGGGTGAGGGTAGGGGACAGAGGAGAAGGGGCAGGACTGGCTCCTCACGCCCAAAGACTGCAGCAATGCTGGGAGGGCCTCCCATTGCACCCCAAACTCTACAAGCTCTACAGCAGCAGCACTCCCACCTTCCGGGTCCTGGGATGGAGGAGACTGAAGCACCCCCTCCCCTCTCATCCACAAGAGAAGGAGCCcagggggcaggggctggcacGGCTGCACAGCCGAGGGGCGCAGACTCGCTCCCTCAGGCCACTTACTTCTCCAGGGACTTGAGGATGTAATTGTAGTTGTTGTGAAGGAAGATGGCGCTCAGAGCTGGGTCCTCGTACACCTTGGACTTGCTCAGCAAGTTCAACTGTAGGTTGCCCAGTACTTTACCTGCACAGGGAAAAATGGGGCCACACCCATCATGGCAGTCTGACCCAAACGACCCCATCCCGGGACCTGCTAACGCACTCCTATCCATCGCTCCTCGTCGCCTCAGGAGGCCTTAGCCCAGCTCCCCTCAGCCTCTGAACTAGAGGTCAGGTTGTGGTTCCAAAGGTCAGATGGCACTTAGGAGAGGGCCCTGGGAATAGCCAGAGAGCACagacagaaggaagggaaaggcagGGCATGCAGGCGGCAGGGCTGCTGGTCTGCCCGGGAGAACACTCACAGATATAGGTGCTTAGCAGCCGCTTGCTGAACTCGGAGCTGTAGCTGGTGGCCGAAGAGCTGGTCTCTGTGAGAGGAGAAGTCCTGTTATTGCAGTGGCAGCAGCCAAGACCCTCAACGGCCCTTCCCCCATGCCATGCAGCAGTCTGAGGGGACACTGAGGTCCCCGGGCTTCCTCGGGCAGAGCCAGCTACCTGCTAAGCCACAGGGCGGCCCCTGCCACAGGAAGCACCGGCCCTGGATTTTCTGGAACCCAGAGCTGCCCTCTATGATGGGGTGGCATGGCTAAGGAGCTGGTCCATGTCAGCAGAAAAGCTGGCAGGACAAGAGTGAGATGCCAGTGCCCTATCCCCTCCTGCGCCCACCCACCCTGGGTGGTTTCTACAAggccccctttttctttttgccaacAGCAGAGTCTTAGAAAGGGCTCCTCACAGTCTCTGCACCTTCTCCCCTACATTCAAACATCCCCCTCTACCAGACCCTCCTGAATAGAGGAAGCTGCGGCCTGCAGTGTGGAAGGCCGAGTAGGGACAGCAAGGCAGGGAGGCCGGGTGAGCCTGGGGGGTGTATTCAGGGCTCTGGCCCCGGCAGGTGCTACGGATAAGCTCAGAGACAGAGTGGCCCTGAAGGGAGCAGAGAGAGTTGAGAGCACCCTGAGAAAACTCATGTCCCCTCTGACTCGGGCTCCCCAGTAGGTCCTGAGAGTCAGTCCCCAGGGAACCTCACCCACCAAGCTTCAGAGGGACAGAAGGGGGCTGCAGAACCGCACTGCTTACCTCGGGGGTCTAAAGGAATATTGTATGTGTCCCCAAGAACTACGGAGTGAAAGGCAGTGCACACAGAGGGGACGGAAGGAGAGACAAAGGAGGGAGAAAGATGCAAAGTGCAAAAAACAGGTTAGAAATGGCAGGTCAACCCGAGTCAAGCAGACCTCTCCCCACGACAGCCAGAACACAGACAGCAAGACACAGCAGCCAGGACCCTCTGAGGACCAGGGAGCGCTCTGTAAGTACAGAGCTGGGAAACTGCAGGCTGGAGGCTGCCCATGGGCTCCCTGCCCCCAAAATGGGATGGAAGGAGAGGGCCCGGGGACCTCAGTGCTTGGAATGAACCAGAAAGGTGCTCTTGCTCACAGGCCGACCCCGAGCTCCAGTCCCAGGGCAGGGCCAGCAGGAAGACACCCAGCTAGCCCTGAAACACTTGCTACCCTCTGAAGGCCAGCTGAGCGAGCCTGATGAGGAGAGCAGGCAGACACAGAGAAGGATTCGGGAGGGGGGCAGGCGCAGAAAGGACACCTTCCAACCAGCCAGCACTGCTCCCAGAGTGAGGACACTGCTTCCAGGGCGACGACGGTCAaaggggctgagggaggggccgGAGGTCCAGTGTCTGGTCTTGAAAGGTGCAGGCAAACCTCGCTCTCCTGATGCTCAGCCCCAGGGACCCTCTGCAGGGCACATCTCAACCCCTCCACAGACTGGAGATGCCTCCTCACTGCTCCCTGCCCTCTAACCCCATGTCTCCaggcaagaaggggagtggggCAGGGGGCCCAGCTGGGAAGtgccagtaccttgggaggccagcATGGCACCTGCCGTCTCCTGGAAGTCCAAAAGCTGCTGCAAGAAGAGGATGGCCTGGGTGGGAAGAAGACGGTGCAGAAGGGCAAGTGGCAGGCCCGGCTGACGGCCTCCCGCAGCGACCCCTCTGAGTGCCCACGGCCAGCCCAGGGCTGGGATCCGCCCAGTGAAGAGCGTGGCTGGAAACTTCATTTTCACTCTAGTCTACCAGGAAGGGCCCTGTCTGCTAGAGACACTAAGCACGTCACTGTCCATCCTGCCACCCAGGACCGCTCACAAAGGTGTGAGCAGCTCTGGGCCAGACTGGGTCCCTTCCAACAGTACTCTGCCCAGCCCTGAGCCTGGGTCCTCCTTCCTCCCCCATTCCCGGTGTCCTCAGGCAGCACCCACATTGCTGGTGAGCTCGTGCACGGTGCCGTCCTTTGGCATGTTGTACTCCTTGTCCGGATCATTCTGTGGAAAAACAGCCTCTGGTTCCCTGAAGCAGCCCCCGGCCCACCCCACGCCCCCCGTGCACCTGCTCACGGTGCCGCCTCCTTGCAGACGGGTGCCAGGACACCTCTCAGGCACAAAGGCTGAGCCAGGATGGACCAAGGGGGAGAGGCCCTTCCCACCTCAGAGGGCTTGGAGGccccaggaaggaaaggaaggcacaTGGGTGCTGACAGGCCAGCGGCGCAGCTGGCTTCCCCTGGGACAACGCACCCTCTTGGAGGCCTGCTCTCTGAGAGTCCCCCAGGGCCAGGTCACTGTGGGTGCTGGgacgggagggagggagaaaggggaggacGGCAGGGACCTTGATGTTGTCCGCGAAGTCCTCCAGCGCTTTGGCACCAATGGTCTCCATGGAGGTGATGAGGCCAGGCAGCTTATTCTTGGTGCTGGCGGCCGTGCCCTGAGGAAGCACAAGGGAGTTCCAAGCTCTCCTCCAGTCACTCAGTGAGCAGCTCATTCGCTCAGGGCCCTTCCTAAGCTGTCTCCATGCATCCTCAGAGCAGAGGTGTGGGACGGAGAATGCGGATCTCCCAGGGAGGGATGAGGGCAGCCACACCAGGCAGCAGGATGCCTCCTGGCTGTTTTCGAGGGCCCCTCGTCCACATACCTGGAGCACCTGGTCAAACTCAGGCTTGGTCTGCTTGAGGTGCCGCAGGATGGGGAAGACGGTGAGCACCGTGGAGAAGTCGTGTCGCACAATGGCCTTCCGGGCAGCGGACACAATGTTCTCCCCTTCAAGCATCAGCCCATCCAGGGCATCCTGAGGGGACAGGGAGACAGTTCAGGGAAGGGTGGGGTGGTGGGAGCTGGCTCCGGGC
Protein-coding sequences here:
- the LOC105469192 gene encoding exocyst complex component 7 isoform X7, whose amino-acid sequence is MIPPQEASARRREIEDKLKQEEETLSFIRDSLEKSDQLTKNMVSILSSFESRLMKLENSIIPVHKQTENLQRLQENVEKTLSCLDHVISYYHVASDTEKIIREGPTGRLEEYLGSMAKIQKAVEYFQDNSPDSPELNKVKLLFERGKEALESEFRSLMTRHSKVVSPVLILDLISGDDDLEAQEDVTLEHLPESVLQDVIRISRWLVEYGRNQDFMNVYYQIRSSQLDRSIKGLKEHFHKSSSSSGVPYSPAIPNKRKDTPTKKPVKRPGRDDMLDVETDAYIHCVSAFVKLAQSEYRLLADIIPEHHQKKTFDSLIQDALDGLMLEGENIVSAARKAIVRHDFSTVLTVFPILRHLKQTKPEFDQVLQGTAASTKNKLPGLITSMETIGAKALEDFADNIKNDPDKEYNMPKDGTVHELTSNAILFLQQLLDFQETAGAMLASQVLGDTYNIPLDPRETSSSATSYSSEFSKRLLSTYICKVLGNLQLNLLSKSKVYEDPALSAIFLHNNYNYILKSLEKSELIQLVAVTQKTAERSYREHIEQQIQTYQRSWLKVTDYIAEKNLPVFQPGVKLRDKERQIIKERFKGFNDGLEELCKIQKAWAIPDTEQRDRIRQAQKTIVKETYGAFLQKFGSVPFTKNPEKYIKYGVEQVGDMINRLFDTSA
- the LOC105469192 gene encoding exocyst complex component 7 isoform X4, coding for MIPPQEASARRREIEDKLKQEEETLSFIRDSLEKSDQLTKNMVSILSSFESRLMKLENSIIPVHKQTENLQRLQENVEKTLSCLDHVISYYHVASDTEKIIREGPTGRLEEYLGSMAKIQKAVEYFQDNSPDSPELNKVKLLFERGKEALESEFRSLMTRHSKVVSPVLILDLISGDDDLEAQEDVTLEHLPESVLQDVIRISRWLVEYGRNQDFMNVYYQIRSSQLDRSIKGLKEHFHKSSSSSGVPYSPAIPNKRKDTPTKKPVKRPGTIRKAQNLLKQYSQHGLDGKKGGSNLIPLEGRDDMLDVETDAYIHCVSAFVKLAQSEYRLLADIIPEHHQKKTFDSLIQDALDGLMLEGENIVSAARKAIVRHDFSTVLTVFPILRHLKQTKPEFDQVLQGTAASTKNKLPGLITSMETIGAKALEDFADNIKNDPDKEYNMPKDGTVHELTSNAILFLQQLLDFQETAGAMLASQVLGDTYNIPLDPRETSSSATSYSSEFSKRLLSTYICKVLGNLQLNLLSKSKVYEDPALSAIFLHNNYNYILKSLEKSELIQLVAVTQKTAERSYREHIEQQIQTYQRSWLKVTDYIAEKNLPVFQPGVKLRDKERQIIKERFKGFNDGLEELCKIQKAWAIPDTEQRDRIRQAQKTIVKETYGAFLQKFGSVPFTKNPEKYIKYGVEQVGDMINRLFDTSA
- the LOC105469192 gene encoding exocyst complex component 7 isoform X8, producing MIPPQEASARRREIEDKLKQEEETLSFIRDSLEKSDQLTKNMVSILSSFESRLMKLENSIIPVHKQTENLQRLQENVEKTLSCLDHVISYYHVASDTEKIIREGPTGRLEEYLGSMAKIQKAVEYFQDNSPDSPELNKVKLLFERGKEALESEFRSLMTRHSKVVSPVLILDLISGDDDLEAQEDVTLEHLPESVLQDVIRISRWLVEYGRNQDFMNVYYQIRSSQLDRSIKGLKEHFHKSSSSSGVPYSPAIPNKRKDTPTKKPVKRPGRDDMLDVETDAYIHCVSAFVKLAQSEYRLLADIIPEHHQKKTFDSLIQDALDGLMLEGENIVSAARKAIVRHDFSTVLTVFPILRHLKQTKPEFDQVLQGTAASTKNKLPGLITSMETIGAKALEDFADNIKNDPDKEYNMPKDGTVHELTSNAILFLQQLLDFQETAGAMLASQETSSSATSYSSEFSKRLLSTYICKVLGNLQLNLLSKSKVYEDPALSAIFLHNNYNYILKSLEKSELIQLVAVTQKTAERSYREHIEQQIQTYQRSWLKVTDYIAEKNLPVFQPGVKLRDKERQIIKERFKGFNDGLEELCKIQKAWAIPDTEQRDRIRQAQKTIVKETYGAFLQKFGSVPFTKNPEKYIKYGVEQVGDMINRLFDTSA